One genomic window of Bradyrhizobium sp. CCGE-LA001 includes the following:
- a CDS encoding protein adenylyltransferase SelO, protein MTVHFPFQNSYSALPDSFFARVAPTPVAAPRLIKLNRPLALQLGLDPDLLETPEGAEILAGKTVPAGADPIAMAYAGHQFGHFVPQLGDGRAILLGEVIDRNGVRRDIQLKGSGPTPFSRRGDGRAALGPVLREYIVSEAMFALGIPTTRSLAAVVTGEHVIRETALPGAVLTRVASSHIRVGTFQFFAVRRDTEAIRRLADHVITRHYPDLLQAKRPYHDLLAAIVARQAELIARWLLVGFIHGVMNTDNTSISGETIDYGPCAFIDAYNPAQVFSSIDEMGRYAYANQPRIGLWNLTRLAECLLPLFSDDQEKAIAEAQDILGAFSDQFSAAYQSGLRRKVGLFTERDGDEALIQDLLDAMAKNQADFTLTFRKLGEAAADDGADVRAQFMEPAAFDEWAGRWRARIALEPQSAAERQAAMHAVNPLFIPRNHRVEAVIQAAVNEDDFAPFEELVQVLAKPFEDQPEYAAYADPPLPDQRVLQTFCGT, encoded by the coding sequence ATGACCGTCCATTTCCCCTTCCAGAACTCCTATTCGGCGCTGCCGGACAGCTTCTTCGCCCGCGTCGCGCCGACCCCCGTGGCCGCGCCCCGGCTGATCAAGCTGAACCGGCCGCTGGCGCTCCAGCTCGGGCTCGATCCCGACCTTTTGGAGACCCCGGAAGGCGCCGAGATCCTGGCCGGCAAGACGGTTCCCGCCGGAGCCGATCCCATCGCCATGGCCTATGCCGGCCACCAGTTCGGGCATTTCGTGCCCCAGCTCGGCGACGGCCGCGCCATCCTGCTCGGCGAGGTCATCGACCGGAACGGCGTTCGCCGCGACATCCAGCTCAAGGGAAGCGGCCCCACCCCGTTCTCCCGCCGCGGCGACGGCCGCGCGGCGCTCGGGCCGGTCCTGCGCGAATACATCGTCAGCGAAGCGATGTTCGCGCTCGGCATCCCGACCACCCGCTCGCTCGCCGCCGTCGTCACCGGCGAGCACGTCATCCGCGAGACCGCGTTGCCCGGGGCGGTGCTGACCCGCGTCGCCTCCAGCCACATCCGTGTCGGCACCTTCCAGTTCTTCGCCGTCCGCCGCGACACCGAGGCGATCCGCCGGCTCGCCGACCACGTCATCACGCGTCATTACCCTGACCTGCTTCAGGCGAAGCGGCCCTATCATGACCTGCTCGCCGCTATCGTTGCGCGCCAGGCCGAGCTCATCGCACGCTGGCTGCTGGTCGGCTTCATCCACGGCGTGATGAACACCGACAACACCTCCATCTCCGGCGAGACCATCGATTACGGCCCCTGCGCCTTCATAGATGCCTACAATCCCGCGCAGGTGTTCTCGTCGATCGACGAGATGGGCCGCTACGCCTATGCCAACCAGCCGCGCATCGGCTTGTGGAATCTGACGCGCCTCGCCGAATGCCTGCTGCCGCTGTTCTCCGACGACCAGGAGAAGGCAATCGCGGAAGCCCAGGACATTCTCGGCGCCTTCTCGGACCAGTTCAGCGCCGCCTATCAGTCCGGCCTGCGCAGGAAGGTCGGCCTGTTCACCGAGCGCGACGGCGACGAGGCGCTGATCCAGGACCTGCTCGACGCCATGGCCAAGAACCAGGCCGACTTCACCCTCACCTTCCGCAAGCTCGGTGAGGCCGCGGCCGATGACGGCGCCGACGTGCGCGCCCAGTTCATGGAGCCCGCGGCCTTCGACGAATGGGCCGGCCGCTGGCGGGCGCGCATCGCGCTGGAGCCGCAGAGCGCCGCTGAGCGACAGGCCGCCATGCACGCCGTCAATCCTCTGTTCATTCCGCGCAACCACCGCGTCGAGGCCGTGATCCAGGCCGCGGTCAACGAGGACGATTTCGCGCCGTTCGAGGAGCTGGTGCAGGTGCTGGCGAAACCGTTCGAGGACCAGCCGGAGTATGCGGCCTACGCCGATCCGCCGCTGCCGGACCAGCGGGTGTTGCAGACGTTCTGCGGGACGTGA
- a CDS encoding phosphodiesterase — translation MPFKFIHLTDTHLANPGSMLYGLDPRAQLDAAIADINQHQSDAAFAVVTGDLTHWGEPESYANFAEAMAALKIPYIAMVGNHDRRVTCLDSLKAAPRDANGFVQGTRTTEHGLFVFLDTLDETSHAGEMCAKRLGWLASTLAAAPADTPFVVFMHHPPFPVGVLAMDEIALKQSAEFAEVIAPYRSRIRHLFFGHVHRPIFGSYGKIPFSTLKGTNHQVWFDLDPTAPHLASHEPPSYGVALIDDESLIVHSHDFLDTSLRFPFEPPAGMDGRDYALKFAAVR, via the coding sequence ATGCCCTTCAAATTCATCCACCTCACCGACACGCATCTCGCAAATCCCGGCTCGATGCTCTACGGCCTTGACCCGCGCGCCCAGCTCGACGCGGCGATTGCCGACATCAACCAGCACCAGTCCGATGCCGCCTTCGCCGTCGTGACCGGCGACCTCACTCATTGGGGCGAGCCGGAGTCCTATGCCAACTTTGCCGAAGCGATGGCCGCGCTGAAGATTCCCTACATCGCCATGGTCGGCAATCACGATCGCCGCGTTACCTGCCTCGACAGCCTGAAGGCTGCGCCGCGCGATGCCAACGGCTTCGTGCAGGGCACGCGCACCACCGAGCACGGGCTGTTCGTCTTCCTGGACACGCTGGACGAGACCAGCCACGCCGGCGAGATGTGCGCAAAGCGTCTCGGCTGGCTCGCGAGCACGCTCGCGGCAGCCCCCGCCGACACGCCGTTCGTCGTCTTCATGCATCATCCGCCCTTCCCAGTCGGCGTGCTCGCGATGGACGAGATCGCGCTGAAGCAGAGCGCGGAGTTCGCCGAGGTGATCGCGCCCTATCGCAGCCGCATCCGTCATCTCTTCTTCGGCCACGTGCATCGGCCGATCTTCGGCAGCTACGGCAAAATCCCTTTCTCGACGCTGAAGGGCACCAACCACCAGGTCTGGTTCGATCTCGACCCCACAGCTCCGCATCTGGCCAGCCACGAGCCGCCCTCCTACGGCGTGGCACTGATCGACGATGAGAGCCTGATCGTGCACAGCCACGACTTCCTCGACACCAGTCTGCGCTTCCCGTTCGAGCCGCC